The following are encoded together in the Macadamia integrifolia cultivar HAES 741 chromosome 10, SCU_Mint_v3, whole genome shotgun sequence genome:
- the LOC122092373 gene encoding uncharacterized protein LOC122092373: MKIMFWNIRGMKKKATRLALGNLVRVHSPKIVCLAEPMIEVQNFPKIFFNKLGFDADLIHNEKSDKVPNLWVVWRRGMTKPHGIAFSDQHISMSAWRQNTHFVFSFVHANCFRASRRELWTNLAASNPSQGTPWLVAGDFNANFLAHEKRGPSTFNMGSAAEFGAMIDGCSLIQIPSQGRKFTWTNNRRKGNVMAKLDRSLCTDDWFSQFQDCHQKVISMGASDHLALMVVSEASLKPLNYPFWFQRSWADHENFKKIVKDSWDDWISGSALYVFSQKIKRLKVAMKEWARETFPNVNLEKEEALKGLEDIQQEIEENGMNDQAFAREVDAKTRYLKALEVYEKFWAEKARIKWRLQGNRSSKFFHVAVKVRRLKNTIRSLKAGDRLLITEKVQLEEFVKIYYQNFLKRSPTVENMDMLDCIPSVLVDIDRWRMDSLPSNEEIKRAIWDLDPESSPSPDRFPAIRLSVVMPRLISEEQGAFQKGKIIHSNITLASELADMMFSATRGGSMGVKIDIQKAYDTVALDFIFQVLRKFGFSENWISQVFQLLVSAKISILLNGGPIEYFNVERGLRQGDPISPMLFILDEEVLCRGLNKLVEEKKLKPIQGPRGVITPAHSIFADDIFIFSNASIRLKSQLISARIGKYGVLYVLALTSLGDLKALCWSSLSGGKERPKLQAVRRLGA, encoded by the exons ATGAAGATCatgttttggaatattagaggcaTGAAGAAGAAGGCTACAAGATTGGCCTTAGGAAATTTGGTGAGGGTGCATTCGCCGAAGATAGTCTGTTTAGCTGAACCGATGATAGAGGTCCAAAACTTCCCaaagatattttttaataagctAGGCTTTGATGCAGATCTCATTCATAATGAGAAATCGGACAAGGTGCCAAACCTTTGGGTTGTTTGGAGAAGGGGCATGACAAAGCCACATGGAATAGCATTCTCAGACCAGCACATTTCGATGAGTGCTTGGCGGCAGAATACtcactttgttttttcttttgttcatgcCAACTGCTTCAGGGCTTCTAGAAGAGAGTTGTGGACTAATTTAGCCGCTTCGAATCCTAGTCAGGGTACGCCCTGGTTGGTGGCTGGTGATTTTAATGCAAATTTTTTGGCACACGAGAAAAGAGGTCCTAGTACCTTCAATATGGGCTCTGCCGCTGAGTTTGGAGCAATGATTGATGGGTGCTCTCTTATTCAAATCCCGTCGCAGGGACGCAAGTTTACCTGGacaaataatagaagaaaaggaaacgTTATGGCGAAGCTGGATAGAAGTCTATGCACAGATGATTGGTTCTCTCAGTTTCAAGATTGTCATCAAAAGGTGATCTCTATGGGAGCGTCTGATCACTTGGCACTGATGGTAGTGTCTGAGGCTTCACTAAAGCCTTTAAACTATCCATTTTGGTTCCAACGATCTTGGGCTgaccatgaaaattttaaaaaaattgtgaaagatTCATGGGATGATTGGATTAGTGGATCGGCCCTCTATGTGTTTagtcagaaaattaaaagactaaaagTTGCGATGAAGGAGTGGGCTagagaaacttttcccaacGTGAACCTTGAAAAGGAGGAGGCGCTAAAGGGCCTTGAGGATATCCAACAGGAAATAGAGGAGAATGGGATGAATGATCAGGCCTTTGCTCGCGAGGTTGATGCGAAAACCAGATACCTCAAGGCGCTGGAGGTATACGAAAAattttgggctgaaaaagcCCGGATTAAATGGAGATTACAGGGCAACAGaagttcaaaatttttccatgtgGCTGTGAAGGTCAGAAGACTGAAAAATACTATAAGGAGCTTGAAAGCTGGAGACCGGCTGCTCATTACTGAGAAGGTGCAACTGGAGGAGTTCGTGAAGATTTATTATCAGAATTTTCTCAAGAGATCCCCTACTGTTGAGAACATGGATATGTTGGATTGTATCCCTTCTGTGTTAGTAGACATAGATAGATGGAGAATGGACTCGTTGCCATCCAATGAGGAGATCAAAAGGGCGATTTGGGATCTTGATCCTGAGAGCTCGCCGAGCCCGGACAGATTTCCAG CCATAAGACTGTCAGTTGTGATGCCTAGACTAATTTCGGAGGAACAGGGGGCGTTCCAGAAGGGCAAAATAATTCACTCCAATATAACTTTGGCTTCAGAGTTAGCTGATATGATGTTCTCAGCGACCAGAGGGGGTTCCATGGGGGTGAAGATCGACATTCAGAAGGCCTATGATACTGTTGCATTGGACTTCATCTTCCAGGTGTTGAGAAAGTTTGGGTTCTCAGAGAATTGGATTTCTCAAGTGTTCCAGTTGCTGGTCTCTGCGAAGATTTCCATTCTTCTTAATGGGGGCCCAATAGAGTACTTCAACGTGGAGAGGGGTctgagacaaggggaccctatCTCCCCTATGCTATTTATATTGGATGAAGAGGTCCTATGTAGGGGTTTAAACAAGttggtggaagagaagaaattaaaGCCAATCCAGGGTCCTCGAGGAGTGATCACTCCAGCTCATAGCATTTTTGCTGACgacatcttcattttttccAATGCGTCAATCAG ATTAAAATCTCAACTTATATCTGCGAGGATCG GGAAATATGGTGTTCTTTATGTGCTTGCTTTAACGTCACTTGGTGACCTCAAGGCTCTTTGTTGGAGCTCGCTCAGTGgtggaaaagaaagaccaaaacTGCAAGCTGTAAGGAGGCTTGGTGCATGA